Proteins from a single region of Chlorocebus sabaeus isolate Y175 chromosome 25, mChlSab1.0.hap1, whole genome shotgun sequence:
- the TIMM17A gene encoding mitochondrial import inner membrane translocase subunit Tim17-A isoform X1, with translation MEEYAREPCPWRIVDDCGGAFTMGTIGGGIFQAIKGFRNSPVGVNHRLRGSLTAIKTRAPQLGGSFAVWGGLFSMIDCSMVQVRGKEDPWNSITSGALTGAILAARNGPVAMVGSAAMGGILLALIEGAGILLTRFASAQFPNGPQFAEDPSQLSSTQLPSSPFGDYRQYQ, from the exons ATGGAGGAGTACGCGCGAGAGCCTTG CCCATGGCGAATTGTGGATGACTGTGGTGGGGCCTTTACGATGGGTACCATTGGTGGTGGTATCTTTCAAGCAATCAAAGGTTTTCGCAATTCTCCAGTG gGAGTAAACCACAGACTACGAGGGAGTTTGACAGCTATTAAAACCAGGGCTCCACAGTTAGGAG GTAGCTTTGCAGTTTGGGGAGGCCTGTTTTCCATGATTGACTGTAGCATGGTTCAAGTCAGAGGAAAGGAAGATCCCTGGAACTCCATCACAAGTGGTGCCTTAACGGGAGCCATACTGGCAGCAAGAA ATGGACCAGTGGCCATGGTTGGGTCAGCTGCAATGGGTGGCATTCTCCTAGCTTTAATTGAAGGAGCTGGTATCTTGTTGACAAGATTTGCCTCTGCACAGTTTCCCAATG GTCCTCAATTTGCAGAAGACCCCTCCCAGTTGTCTTCAACTCAGTTACCTTCCTCACCTTTTGGAGACTATCGACAATATCAGTAG
- the TIMM17A gene encoding mitochondrial import inner membrane translocase subunit Tim17-A isoform X3, with protein sequence MEEYAREPCPWRIVDDCGGAFTMGTIGGGIFQAIKGFRNSPVGVNHRLRGSLTAIKTRAPQLGGSFAVWGGLFSMIDCSMVQVRGKEDPWNSITSGALTGAILAARNGPVAMVGSAAMGGILLALIEGAGILLTRFASAQFPNEMRSLPLILNPWAQAILLPRPPKFWD encoded by the exons ATGGAGGAGTACGCGCGAGAGCCTTG CCCATGGCGAATTGTGGATGACTGTGGTGGGGCCTTTACGATGGGTACCATTGGTGGTGGTATCTTTCAAGCAATCAAAGGTTTTCGCAATTCTCCAGTG gGAGTAAACCACAGACTACGAGGGAGTTTGACAGCTATTAAAACCAGGGCTCCACAGTTAGGAG GTAGCTTTGCAGTTTGGGGAGGCCTGTTTTCCATGATTGACTGTAGCATGGTTCAAGTCAGAGGAAAGGAAGATCCCTGGAACTCCATCACAAGTGGTGCCTTAACGGGAGCCATACTGGCAGCAAGAA ATGGACCAGTGGCCATGGTTGGGTCAGCTGCAATGGGTGGCATTCTCCTAGCTTTAATTGAAGGAGCTGGTATCTTGTTGACAAGATTTGCCTCTGCACAGTTTCCCAATG agatgaggtctctgcCCCTGAtcctgaacccctgggctcaagcgatcctcctgcctcggcctcccaagttctgggattag
- the TIMM17A gene encoding mitochondrial import inner membrane translocase subunit Tim17-A isoform X2, whose translation MEEYAREPCPWRIVDDCGGAFTMGTIGGGIFQAIKGFRNSPVGVNHRLRGSLTAIKTRAPQLGGSFAVWGGLFSMIDCSMVQVRGKEDPWNSITSGALTGAILAARNGPVAMVGSAAMGGILLALIEGAGILLTRFASAQFPNESRCVTQAGLQWRNLSLLQPLPQGCK comes from the exons ATGGAGGAGTACGCGCGAGAGCCTTG CCCATGGCGAATTGTGGATGACTGTGGTGGGGCCTTTACGATGGGTACCATTGGTGGTGGTATCTTTCAAGCAATCAAAGGTTTTCGCAATTCTCCAGTG gGAGTAAACCACAGACTACGAGGGAGTTTGACAGCTATTAAAACCAGGGCTCCACAGTTAGGAG GTAGCTTTGCAGTTTGGGGAGGCCTGTTTTCCATGATTGACTGTAGCATGGTTCAAGTCAGAGGAAAGGAAGATCCCTGGAACTCCATCACAAGTGGTGCCTTAACGGGAGCCATACTGGCAGCAAGAA ATGGACCAGTGGCCATGGTTGGGTCAGCTGCAATGGGTGGCATTCTCCTAGCTTTAATTGAAGGAGCTGGTATCTTGTTGACAAGATTTGCCTCTGCACAGTTTCCCAATG agtctcgctgtgtcacccaggctggattgcagtggcgcaatctcagcttactgcaacctctgcctcagggatgcaagtga